One window of the Yamadazyma tenuis chromosome 6, complete sequence genome contains the following:
- the RPS2 gene encoding 40S ribosomal protein uS5 (EggNog:ENOG503NWFC; BUSCO:EOG09264903; COG:J), with translation MSTEQQAPRRNFGRGGKKGGPRRGPRRDEEKGWTPVTKLGRLVKAGKISSMEEIYLHSLPVKEFQVIDQLLPELKDEVMKIRSVQKQTRAGQRTRMKAVVIIGDSNGHVGLGIKTAKEVASAIKAAIVIAKLSIIPIRRGYWGTNLGAPHSLTAKTSGKCGSITVRLIPAPRGKGIVASPVVKKLMQLAGVEDVYTTSSGSTRTTENTLKAAFAALGNTYGFLTPNLWKEAALPASPLEVYADEAAAVKRRY, from the coding sequence ATGTCTACTGAACAACAAGctccaagaagaaacttcGGCAGAGGTGGAAAGAAAGGTGGTCCAAGAAGAGGCCCAAGaagagatgaagaaaagggATGGACTCCAGTTACCAAGTTAGGTAGATTAGTAAAGGCCGGTAAGATCTCCTCCATGGAAGAAATCTACTTGCACTCTTTGCCAGTCAAGGAATTCCAAGTGATCGACCAATTGTTGCCAGAATTGAAGGACGAAGTCATGAAGATCAGATCCGTGCAAAAGCAAACCAGAGCTGGTCAAAGAACCAGAATGAAGGCTGTTGTCATCATTGGTGACTCCAACGGTCATGTTGGTTTGGGAATCAAGACTGCTAAGGAAGTTGCTTCCGCCATCAAGGCCGCCATTGTCATTGCCAAGTTGTCCATCATCCCAATCAGAAGAGGTTACTGGGGTACCAACTTGGGTGCTCCTCACTCTTTGACCGCCAAGACCTCTGGTAAGTGTGGTTCTATCACCGTGAGATTGATCCCAGCCCCAAGAGGTAAGGGTATTGTTGCCTCTCCAGttgtcaagaaattgatgcAATTGGctggtgttgaagatgtgtacaccacttcttctggttctaCCAGAACCACCGAAAACACCTTGAAAGCTGCCTTTGCTGCTTTGGGTAACACCTACGGTTTCTTGACTCCTAACTTGTGGAAGGAAGCTGCTTTGCCTGCTTCTCCTTTGGAAGTTTACGCTGACgaagctgctgctgttaAGAGAAGATACTAG
- the NAB2 gene encoding mRNA-binding protein nab2 (COG:A; EggNog:ENOG503NXCG): protein MSFKADGPVGQKIKPILVQELNNRFNIRDEADDVAEFLLVLIADNKTPPEIVAEVKELVEAPIDEVFINMLFGEIKNVSERLHNEQQQQQQQQQQQQQQQQQQQQQVQPPPVVQVPIQAPQAPAQPQNPFQAAQPAQPQNPFQAAQPPVQSHPFQQQNNSSSLDLDDSMEQERVDFRNLPNRPNSKFRQGIKTRGGGVGKQRSNNNLGPKAFGANAANLERAMNAGGENMKFVARAPKGRCDKFPNCKDRECRFSHPTKVCNAWPACPNPPGTCNFLHPNEDQELMAKLEVSKQEYLNKRKRNRVPEMIVSGITLCKYGALCSKELCPFGHPTPASIEAKVIDIVWCEDGKGCKNQSCRKAHPSPGYLSASVEGGNKGGNNSSFRPQRSTGGAQKSLEQCRFGMGCTNYNCPRRHATSGVPCREGAGCQRIDCTFAHPFLDDCKFGVKCTNALCMFQHPEGRSLPPNKWVKKDQTQSSDTNSIGTDERMFAVSEDQVMERAEQSSVV from the coding sequence ATGTCATTCAAAGCTGATGGTCCCGTTGGACAGAAAATCAAGCCCATTTTGGTGCAAGAGTTAAACAACAGATTCAACATTCGTGACGAGGCTGACGACGTGGCCGAGTTcttgttggttttgataGCCGACAACAAGACGCCACCCGAAATCGTGGCCGAGGTTAAGGAGCTTGTGGAAGCTCCAATCGACGAAGTGTTTATCAATATGCTATTCGGCGAGATCAAGAACGTATCTGAAAGGCTTCATAATgagcagcagcaacaacagcaacaacaacagcagcagcaacaacagcagcagcaacaacaacaacaagttcaacctCCACCGGTGGTACAAGTACCAATTCAAGCACCTCAAGCACCAgctcaaccacaaaacccGTTCCAAGCCGCTCAACCAgctcaaccacaaaacccATTTCAAGCCGCTCAACCACCCGTCCAATCACACCcgtttcaacaacaaaacaaCTCGTCTTCGTTAGACTTGGACGACTCCATGGAGCAGGAGCGCGTTGACTTCAGAAACTTACCCAACAGACCCAACAGCAAGTTTAGACAAGGAATCAAGACTagaggtggtggtgttggaaagCAAAGAAGTAACAATAACCTTGGGCCTAAGGCATTTGGTGCCAACGCTGCCAACCTCGAAAGAGCCATGAatgctggtggtgaaaaCATGAAGTTTGTGGCCAGAGCTCCAAAGGGCCGTTGTGACAAGTTCCCCAATTGTAAAGACAGAGAGTGCAGATTCTCGCACCCTACCAAGGTGTGCAATGCGTGGCCCGCATGCCCCAATCCTCCAGGTACTTGTAACTTTTTACATCCCAATGAAGATCAAGAGTtgatggccaagttggaagtTAGCAAACAAGAGTATCTCAACAAACGGAAGAGAAACAGAGTGCCAGAAATGATTGTCAGCGGTATCACTCTTTGCAAGTACGGAGCCCTATGTTCCAAAGAACTTTGTCCATTTGGACATCCAACTCCAGCCAGTATCGAAGCCAAAGTGATCGATATTGTTTGGTGCGAGGATGGTAAAGGTTGTAAGAACCAGAGCTGCAGAAAGGCCCACCCTTCCCCTGGCTACTTATCTGCCAGTGTTGAAGGAGGAAACAAGGGAGGCAACAACTCGTCTTTCAGACCTCAAAGAAGTACTGGAGGAGCACAAAAGTCGTTGGAACAGTGCAGATTTGGAATGGGATGCACCAACTACAATTGTCCAAGAAGACATGCGACGTCCGGGGTTCCGTGCAGAGAAGGAGCTGGCTGTCAAAGAATCGACTGTACTTTTGCTCATCCATTTCTTGATGATTGCAAATTTGGAGTTAAGTGCACCAACGCTCTTTGTATGTTCCAGCACCCAGAGGGCAGAAGTCTTCCTCCAAATAAGTGGGTGAAAAAAGACCAAACTCAAAGTCTGGATACCAATAGTATTGGGACCGATGAAAGAATGTTTGCGGTTTCCGAAGATCAAGTGATGGAAAGAGCCGAACAATCCTCTGTTGTCTGA
- a CDS encoding uncharacterized protein (COG:S; BUSCO:EOG09262Z14; EggNog:ENOG503NWR2), producing the protein MNKSIYELATIASAAATAAKGSIRIVCADTSRVLNSDIVKCVTGKPLEYVVNPTSSGANASRSMYKDLQAKSLANRQSHRNYCTKPSKRSQNYSTNALDGQINPSLDPLNEEKIATKPKVVGSKPEKSALESSEVPSSRLARMFHYGSLAAGMGLGMAQHGIKHYARTDRTGPSEGLSFKSLLLNPQNIERLAKKFSQMRGAALKIGQLLSFQDSAVIPKEIQAILLKVQNSAHYMPYSQLNRVMTEDLGANWRSNHFTSFDDIPIAAASIGQVHNAVTNDLSKVVVKVQYPGVVNSIDSDLNNILMLLTASSLLPPGLFLDKTIANARVELKWECDYIREAQNLIRFEDMVKDYPEFKVPKVYHKLCGTHVLTMEKMEGTEVIKGNWDQETRNWIATNIMKLCLLEIKKFKFMQTDPNWANFLFNDKTHQIELLDFGAARDFGDEFVENYVAVLRAAIRKDRQAIEDISVKLGYLTGLESQRMVDAHVDSVLVLGEPFSPQNNGGKTFDFRNQTVTDRVRGNISVMLSERLTPPPEETYSLHRKLSGVFLLCSRLNAQVPCEQLFADIIGH; encoded by the coding sequence ATGAACAAACTGATATATGAGCTTGCCACGATAGCATCGGCAGCTGCCACTGCTGCCAAGGGCTCGATCAGAATAGTGTGTGCTGATACTTCCCGAGTGCTAAACAGTGACATAGTCAAATGTGTAACGGGAAAACCGTTGGAATATGTGGTGAATCCTACTTCATCAGGTGCTAACGCGTCCAGATCCATGTACAAAGACCTCCAGGCCAAGTCACTCGCTAACAGACAATCTCATAGAAACTACTGCACAAAGCCGAGTAAACGTTCCCAAAATTACTCGACAAATGCCCTTGATGGGCAAATCAACCCCAGCTTGGATCCTCTTAATGAGGAAAAGATCGCTACAAAGCCAAAAGTGGTTGGTTCCAAGCCTGAAAAATCAGCACTTGAGTCGTCCGAAGTCCCCAGCTCCAGGTTGGCTAGAATGTTCCATTACGGGTCTTTGGCAGCCGGAATGGGCTTAGGAATGGCCCAACATGGTATCAAGCATTACGCCCGTACCGATAGAACTGGACCCAGTGAAGGCTTATCGTTTAAGAGCCTCTTGTTAAATCCTCAAAATATCGAAAGACTTGCCAAAAAATTCAGTCAGATGAGAGGAGCTGCTTTGAAAATTGGCCAACTTTTGTCGTTTCAAGACTCTGCGGTGATCCCCAAGGAGATCCAAGCTATCTTGCTCAAAGTACAAAACTCTGCCCATTATATGCCATATTCCCAGCTTAATAGAGTTATGACTGAAGACTTGGGTGCTAACTGGAGATCCAATCATTTTACCTCGTTTGACGATATTCCTATAGCGGCTGCTTCCATTGGCCAGGTCCACAATGCTGTGACAAACGACTTGTCCaaagtggtggtgaaggtaCAATATCCTGGTGTTGTAAACTCCATTGACTCggacttgaacaatatcTTGATGCTTTTGACGGCATCTTCGTTGCTACCACCGGGCttgtttcttgataaaACCATAGCAAACGCACGGGTTGAACTCAAATGGGAGTGTGACTATATCAGAGAGGCTCAAAACTTGATaagatttgaagatatggTGAAAGATTATCCTGAGTTCAAGGTTCCCAAGGTTTACCACAAGTTATGTGGAACGCACGTCTTAACGATGGAAAAAATGGAAGGTACTGAGGTGATCAAGGGCAATTGGGATCAAGAAACCAGAAACTGGATTGCCACAAACATCATGAAGTTGTGTTTGTTggagatcaagaagttcaaattcATGCAAACCGATCCCAACTGGGCCAACTTCTTATTCAACGATAAGACTCACCAGATCGAGCTTTTGGACTTCGGTGCTGCTAGAGACTTTGGCGATGAGTTTGTTGAGAACTACGTGGCGGTGTTGAGAGCTGCTATTAGAAAAGATAGACAGGCTATTGAAGATATCTCTGTGAAGTTGGGATACTTGACTGGTTTAGAAAGCCAAAGAATGGTAGATGCACATGTGGATTCGGTGTTGGTATTGGGAGAACCCTTCTCCCCCCAGAACAATGGTGGCAAGACATTTGATTTCAGGAATCAGACGGTCACAGACAGAGTAAGAGGTAATATCAGTGTGATGTTGAGTGAACGATTGACCCCCCCTCCAGAAGAAACGTACTCCTTACACAGAAAGTTAAGTGGAGTATTTTTGTTGTGTTCAAGATTGAACGCTCAAGTGCCATGTGAGCAGTTGTTTGCGGATATAATCGGCCATTGA
- a CDS encoding uncharacterized protein (EggNog:ENOG503P228) produces the protein MFDLSSDIIIPNFDMLDNNSGDYYYNYNEMETNYEMTFDDYDTPGGQVMTASSNLMTSNYNQQIPQYTNVSATPSMVSTTNNSVDGFTFNNYANPNLNSENLNLNNQSKPEPAHYGSQNNLNHLSVNVNLSTLNNETNFSTPNLTPQIQSPNHMMYPAAYDLVGNSYHEYAPQSHHQPPLSAQSSVPYDFHRFPSPLHAGPESQLTQYQLQQHQHQHSPVPASASAPSRTTVMPMAHSPSSTSSATAKERKNPENKIITSKNNDYRVVRGIAAGGSHVRPPKSTGDSDSTFVPIELNLMGGSAEEICHPAWSSSEKEDRRRIVRIERIQKGPKIIANFSIVGSANENPTVLPPPPNFNVDVIEVSCLECTKKLRKEEEEEEDDHDDFGSANDTEFDYYITSVEVIEIVELLIRTMSSVPSERRKERGRVRSNLVPFWAKKPISSRIDGNVQPDYRVELAKRIMGYEIRKPRGFDKEVRILRWDKLMPALRRALQCYYCEIPHKAD, from the coding sequence ATGTTTGATTTATCCAGTGACATTATTATCCCCAATTTTGATATGTTAGACAATAATAGTGGTGATTACTATTACAACTACAACGAAATGGAGACCAATTATGAAATGACCTTTGATGACTATGATACTCCTGGTGGCCAGGTGATGACGGCgtcatccaacttgatgacTTCCAACTACAACCAGCAGATCCCCCAGTATACCAATGTGTCGGCCACCCCTAGCATGGTGagcaccaccaacaactcaGTGGATGGGTTCACATTTAATAATTATGCCAACCCTAACTTGAACCTGGAGAATTTGAATCTTAACAATCAGTCCAAGCCTGAGCCGGCTCACTACGGGCTGCAAAACAATTTGAACCACTTGAGTGTCAATGTCAATCTCTCGACCTTAAATAATGAGACTAATTTTTCCACCCCCAATTTGACTCCTCAAATCCAAAGTCCCAACCATATGATGTATCCGGCAGCCTATGACTTGGTGGGAAACTCGTACCACGAGTACGCCCCACAGAGCCATCACCAGCCACCACTCTCGGCCCAGCTGTCGGTACCATATGACTTTCACCGGTTCCCATCACCGTTGCACGCGGGCCCCGAGTCGCAGTTGACTCAGTACCAGCTCCAacagcaccagcaccagcacaGCCCGGTGCCGGCACTGGCACTGGCCCCATCCAGGACTACGGTTATGCCCATGGCCCACTCTCCTTCGTCCACCTCGTCTGCCACCGCCAAGGAGCGGAAAAACCCGGAAAACAAGAtcatcacctccaaaaacaacGACTATCGGGTGGTCAGAGGTATTGCCGCCGGTGGGCTGCACGTACGGCCTCCCAAGAGTACCGGAGACTCGGACAGCACGTTTGTACCCATTgaattgaacttgatgggGGGATCTGCCGAAGAAATCTGTCACCCCGCTTGGTCATCCCTGGAAAAGGAGGACCGCCGCCGGATTGTGCGTATCGAGCGGATCCAAAAGGGCCCCAAAATCATTGCCAACTTCAGCATCGTTGGCAGTGCCAATGAAAACCCCACAGTTTTACCCCCACCCCCTAACTTTAATGTGGATGTGATTGAAGTGAGTTGTTTGGAATGtaccaagaagttgagaaaggaagaagaggaagaggaagatgaTCACGATGACTTTGGATCTGCCAATGACACGGAGTTTGACTACTACATCACGTCAGTGGAGGTGATTGAAATCGTGGAGCTTTTAATCCGTACTATGTCGTCAGTGCCCAGCGAGAGGAGAAAAGAGCGCGGGCGGGTCAGAAGTAATTTGGTGCCATTTTGGGCCAAGAAACCCATTAGTTCTCGAATCGACGGTAACGTCCAGCCTGATTATCGGGTAGAGTTGGCGAAAAGAATCATGGGATATGAGATTAGAAAGCCACGGGGGTTTGACAAGGAGGTGCGGATTTTGAGATGGGACAAGTTGATGCCGGCGTTGCGCAGGGCCTTGCAGTGTTATTACTGCGAGATTCCGCACAAGGCTGATTAA
- a CDS encoding uncharacterized protein (COG:S; EggNog:ENOG503NWXR) produces MNSYGSLAEDSDKSPTGDEDTDIYLVLGNPSQRNRKFIRTSSVILPSTGERVHRKLSFSTNYESLYSSMDAIEDTNENIDDSNGMNEGSSELQPLLLSTNISIQNKAKILMYMAHNFIVEMYQNEKTKSILKCSLAYLIGSLGVYWSVLNRFLGNSDFKHVIATVVVYFHPSRTKGSMHITLIYVIISISFSFLVCFGCRFLSASFYKNGSEEVSMAIDLVVSSVSLGVVAFMKQKVNKETFNTACSLASISIVACIIKEGSMNGAIIPIERLLSTLRIVVTGCFISVAVCYLLWPQTAESLVKKDLNDSFNLMSSILSVIVNRFLKGENLDHKDNELFNRLNSKINNLKKNLADAKYELYFKGKESEWKHLEMLIDITISLVTNLRALRSSTEMQWRLLHESPQDEGSNASLKSFESNIPISQSVENLTRIQEVSNTNDLDYSAINSSQMFDLFVYYLAPSTKAFVFTIKNILNDVPFQYNDNSYRRFVKTAKFQRSLVIATTLFNDKQVASFDKLYDQEIFKSNTNFLFKSDLEEVTACCGNFSSLLGLFGDELLKFLVLLSDNSTTQTKSWDWIKVWSKRQSDGNTDTFKFDSNLNDALLHLQSQYQLRKVDKNDLNVENSVLNLYSNKLWQLIKVFKRIDIQFGIRVGLGAFVLSLFAFYPRTKFFFTNWRGEWSLTIYCIMMNKSLGGTQMTVKWRFLGTFLGSTIAWIVWLLFDGHPFALGLVGFLLSTYCFNIIIYWKKNNAFGRFILLTYNLTALYSYTVEQHDAEDDNEGGDSPIISEVAFHRFISVSVGVIWALTMASIFIPNSARSRLKTGLTVLWLRIGVIWNSDPLDYRRDETDQKDKLISLKGGENALNNLLNELEVLLKQAPSEFRLKGKFPTKKYESLLSSSSKIVDALHNMILIIEVDPILSTNEKFVINYIETERHELEHRIFLIFYMIASSMKLQFPLPSKPASTEHAKDRLLYKLSEVRSNSVNDSVVLCNEDYVLLYSYILVTSTITQELDKIIEVIKQLMGDISEDMFQLV; encoded by the coding sequence ATGAATTCGTATGGGCTGTTAGCGGAGGACTCTGACAAGTCGCCCAcaggtgatgaagatactGACATATATCTTGTGTTGGGAAATCCGTCccaaagaaatcgaaaGTTCATCCGAACCAGTTCAGTTATTCTTCCTTCTACTGGTGAAAGAGTACACAGAAAGCTTTCTTTCAGTACCAATTATGAGAGTTTATACTCATCAATGGATGCAATAGAAGATACTAACGAGAACATTGACGATAGTAATGGGATGAATGAAGGGTCTAGTGAGCTCCAGCCATTGCTTTTATCAACCAACATCTCCATTCAAAATAaggccaagatcttgatgtaTATGGCACATAACTTTATTGTGGAAATGTATCAAAATGAAAAGACAAAAAGTATCCTCAAGTGTTCATTGGCATATCTTATTGGATCTTTAGGGGTATATTGGCTGGTTTTAAACAGATTCCTAGGTAATTCAGACTTTAAGCACGTTATTGCTACTGTTGTGGTATATTTCCACCcgtcaagaacaaaaggCTCAATGCATATTACCTTGATCTACGTGATAATATCCATCTCGTTCAGTTTCCTTGTGTGTTTTGGATGCAGATTCCTCTCCGCTTCTTTCTATAAAAATGGGAGTGAAGAGGTAAGTATGGCTATTGACTTGGTGGTTTCGTCAGTTAGCTTGGGGGTAGTGGCCTTCATGAAACAGAAAGTTAACAAGGAGACTTTCAATACGGCGTGCTCTTTGGCATCTATTTCCATTGTGGCTTGTATCATAAAAGAGGGTAGTATGAACGGAGCCATCATTCCCATAGAGAGGCTATTATCAACTCTCCGGATAGTGGTTACTGGGTGTTTTATCTCGGTGGCTGTTTGTTATCTTTTGTGGCCACAAACAGCAGAAAGCCTTGTTAAAAAGGATTTGAATGATAGCTTCAACCTCATGTCTTCTATACTATCAGTAATTGTGAACCGGTTTCTAAAGGGAGAGAATTTGGATCATAAAGACAACGAGCTTTTCAATCGGTTGAATctgaaaatcaacaacttgaagaagaatttggcTGATGCAAAGTATGAATTGTACTTCAAGGGAAAGGAGTCTGAGTGGAAACACTTGGAAATGTTAATTGATATAACGATTTCGTTGGTCACAAATTTAAGGGCCTTGAGGTCTTCCACTGAAATGCAATGGAGGTTGTTACATGAACTGCCTCAAGATGAAGGATCCAATGCCAGCTTGAAAAGCTTCGAGTCCAATATTCCAATTTCCCAGTCAGTAGAGAACTTAACCCGtattcaagaagtttcaAACACTAATGACTTGGACTATCTGGCTATCAACTCCAGTCAAAtgtttgatttgtttgtgtACTATTTGGCACCTTCCACAAAAGCTTttgttttcaccatcaaaaatatcttgaatGATGTTCCCTTTCAGTATAATGATAACTCCTATAGACGGTTTGTGAAAACGGCCAAGTTCCAGAgatctttggtgattgcTACAACCTTATTTAACGACAAGCAAGTGGCATCATTTGACAAATTGTATGAccaagaaatcttcaaatcaaacacgaatttcttgttcaagtctGATTTAGAGGAAGTCACCGCATGTTGTGGtaacttttcatctttgttGGGACTTTTTGGAGATGAATTGTTAAAGTTCTTGGTTTTATTAAGTGACAATTCCACAACCCAGACGAAATCGTGGGATTGGATCAAAGTCTGGAGTAAACGTCAACTGGATGGAAATACCGATACTTTCAAATTCgactccaacttgaatgaTGCGTTGCTTCATTTACAAAGCCAATATCAACTCcgaaaagttgataaaaACGACTTGAATGTTGAAAATTCAGTTCTTAATTTATACTCCAATAAACTTTGGCAACTTATTAAGGTGTTCAAGAGAATAGATATTCAGTTTGGGATCCGAGTTGGCTTGGGGGCATTTGTGTTGTCGTTATTTGCATTCTACCCTAGAACCAAGTTTTTTTTCACCAATTGGAGAGGTGAGTGGTCTTTGACTATATACTGTATCATGATGAACAAGTCTTTAGGAGGAACCCAGATGACAGTCAAATGGAGATTTCTTGGGACTTTCTTGGGAAGTACTATAGCTTGGATCGTATGGCTTTTATTTGATGGGCATCCCTTTGCGTTGGGACTTGTTGGGTTCTTGCTTTCCACGTATtgtttcaatatcattatttattggaagaaaaatAATGCGTTTGGAAGATTCATTTTATTGACCTACAATTTAACCGCCTTATACTCGTATACGGTGGAACAACATGATGCTGAGGATGACAATGAAGGTGGAGATTCTCCTATAATATCCGAAGTTGCCTTTCATAGGTTTATTTCTGTGTCTGTTGGGGTGATTTGGGCATTGACCATGGCCTCAATCTTCATTCCAAACTCAGCAAGGTCAAGATTGAAGACGGGATTGACAGTCTTATGGCTTCGGATTGGTGTGATTTGGAATAGTGATCCCTTGGATTATAGACGTGATGAGACTGATCAGAAGGACAAACTTATTAGTCTCAAAGGAGGTGAAAATGCCTTGAAtaatttgttgaatgaGCTTGAAGTGCTTCTTAAACAAGCACCTCTGGAATTCAGATTGAAGGGGAAATTCCCCACCAAAAAGTATGAAAGCTTACTCTCGTCAAGTTCTAAGATTGTGGATGCTTTGCATAACATGATCTTGATAATCGAGGTGGACCCAATCTTGAGCACTAACGAAAAGTTTGTTATAAACTATATTGAGACAGAGAGACACGAGTTGGAACACCGtatcttcttgatattctACATGATTGCGAGTTCCATGAAGTTACAATTCCCATTGCCAAGTAAGCCGGCATCAACAGAACATGCCAAAGATCGATTGCTTTATAAGTTAAGTGAGGTGAGATCTAATTCTGTCAACGACTCGGTAGTATTGTGCAACGAGGACTACGTGCTATTGTACTCGTATATTCTAGTGACGTCAACGATAACTCAGGAACTCGATAAGATTATCGAAGTGATCAAGCAGTTAATGGGAGACATTTCTGAAGATATGTTTCAGTTGGTATAG
- a CDS encoding uncharacterized protein (EggNog:ENOG503P7M0; COG:U) — protein MSYSDAVKSSGPVGAKKVPPVPTVNNTSSPNGNVEVIPEDKLKEFEPKKQQFDGSKIKDFSKEIKKAKDSQAVEDAEDFFKKLYGRLGEAFKTAGNTLHKVGLKASEKGQLAVATTSTELKNPVVVLQAVVGITGLIGGYFAYFERHRIDTSNKLTLALHGAIITGFVLVDGYLFQKFYPKYK, from the coding sequence ATGTCTTATTCTGATGCTGTCAAGTCCTCTGGCCCTGTAGGTGCCAAAAAAGTCCCTCCTGTACCCACCGTCAACAACACCTCCAGTCCTAACGGTAATGTTGAGGTGATTCCTgaagacaagttgaaggagtttGAACCTAAGAAGCAACAATTTGACGGAagcaaaatcaaagacttcAGTAAGGAGATCAAGAAGGCAAAGGATTCGCAAGCGGTGGAAGATGCTGaggactttttcaagaaactcTACGGAAGATTAGGTGAGGCTTTTAAAACTGCTGGTAACACGCTCCACAAAGTTGGGTTGAAGGCTCTGGAAAAAGGCCAATTGGCGGTGGCTACGACTAGCACTGAATTGAAGAACCCAGTGGTTGTGTTGCAGGCGGTGGTGGGAATCACCGGACTTATTGGAGGTTACTTTGCGTACTTTGAAAGACACAGAATCGACACGTCTAACAAGTTGACGTTGGCGCTTCACGGAGCCATTATTACTGGGTTTGTGCTTGTTGATGGGTACTTGTTCCAGAAATTTTACCCCAAGTATAAGTAG